In Deferrivibrio essentukiensis, a single window of DNA contains:
- a CDS encoding molybdopterin-dependent oxidoreductase yields the protein MVTVKIDGREVQVEPNSTILQAAEKAGVHIPVLCHHKTLNPFGACRVCLVEVVGNPKLMTACTTPVTDKMEIVTQNEKLQKLRRTVIELLLINHPLDCPVCDKGGDCMLQDLTFEVGLTNVRFDPKPNDTPFDHTNPFIERDIDRCVLCGKCVRICDEVVNIQAISFINRGTETYIGTSFDQPWNCEYCGQCMSVCPVGSLNNRVYLFKNRPWNLEKTESVCGFCSCGCSIIVEHEDNEVYKISEDPDLGVNHGFLCAKGRFGYELINSPEREKTPKIKKSGEFSESSIEEAIEYVAAKIGEIKGKYGADSIGVLVSPRVTNEEAFLAQKFAREVIGSNNVFSFETVNALPEGTYEDVENSDNLVVLNIDVTESNPVLGYAVRRMGRKEETTLSVFYPKVTSLKRVATNFFTGKPSEVYEKIENFVNGLKGDGEFKDLAESFKSAKKPVLIYNPYDELDLYYVNEIKSLVSNVITVPCKIKNNSQGIIDMGCTPYYKPGYVKTEAQADFRKVLEDGSLRALVILGENPLLHPEYSDLGDILGKLDFLVVTDPFMSEVAELSEVYIPVSLFAEKDGTFTNFEGRVQSLNKAVDNGVISDLEFLALLSARLGVNLPKGIDEVQDLIRKEVPLYNDVDFNGGTVKYPFVLDGAFALKKVSPKGKGKFKVFPGSLRLHSGSFTRRSKDLSKVYAEPAVEISISDASKLNVTDGDYIILKFEDTTRKFRVAVVKGMPDGVVSLPNDFKETADLFHKGKYLKVDLVKHNG from the coding sequence ATGGTTACCGTTAAAATAGACGGCAGAGAAGTACAGGTAGAGCCAAATAGCACGATTTTACAAGCTGCGGAAAAAGCTGGTGTCCATATTCCGGTATTATGTCATCATAAGACATTAAATCCGTTTGGAGCCTGCCGTGTTTGTTTGGTCGAGGTTGTTGGAAACCCTAAGCTTATGACTGCCTGTACCACACCTGTAACTGATAAAATGGAAATAGTTACACAGAACGAAAAACTACAAAAATTGAGAAGAACGGTTATAGAGCTTCTCCTTATCAACCACCCGTTAGACTGTCCTGTTTGTGACAAGGGTGGGGACTGTATGCTTCAGGATCTTACATTTGAGGTTGGCCTTACGAATGTAAGGTTTGACCCGAAACCAAACGATACGCCATTTGACCACACAAACCCATTTATTGAAAGAGATATTGATAGATGTGTATTGTGTGGAAAATGTGTAAGGATTTGTGACGAAGTTGTTAATATTCAGGCAATAAGCTTTATAAACAGAGGTACGGAAACATACATTGGGACCTCATTTGACCAACCGTGGAATTGTGAATACTGCGGTCAATGTATGAGCGTTTGTCCTGTCGGTTCATTGAATAACAGGGTATATTTGTTTAAAAACAGACCTTGGAATCTTGAAAAGACAGAGTCTGTTTGCGGTTTTTGTTCATGCGGATGTTCAATTATAGTTGAGCATGAAGATAATGAAGTTTATAAAATCTCCGAAGATCCTGATTTAGGCGTAAACCATGGCTTTTTATGTGCAAAAGGGAGATTCGGGTATGAGCTTATTAACTCGCCTGAAAGGGAGAAGACTCCAAAGATTAAAAAATCGGGGGAATTTTCAGAAAGCAGCATAGAAGAGGCAATAGAATATGTTGCCGCTAAAATAGGTGAAATAAAAGGTAAGTATGGTGCTGATTCGATTGGGGTATTGGTCTCTCCAAGAGTAACTAACGAAGAAGCATTTCTTGCTCAAAAATTTGCCAGAGAAGTAATCGGAAGTAATAATGTTTTCTCATTTGAAACAGTTAATGCTTTGCCTGAAGGCACATATGAGGATGTGGAAAACTCTGACAATCTGGTAGTGCTAAACATAGATGTAACCGAGTCAAATCCTGTGCTTGGTTATGCCGTAAGAAGAATGGGCAGAAAAGAAGAGACTACACTTAGTGTATTCTACCCAAAAGTGACTTCACTTAAGAGAGTAGCAACCAACTTTTTTACCGGCAAGCCGTCAGAGGTATATGAAAAGATAGAAAATTTTGTAAATGGCCTTAAAGGTGATGGAGAATTTAAAGATTTGGCAGAAAGTTTTAAAAGTGCCAAAAAACCAGTTTTAATCTATAATCCATACGATGAACTCGATTTATATTATGTTAATGAGATAAAATCGCTGGTTAGCAATGTAATTACAGTACCTTGCAAAATTAAGAACAACTCTCAAGGTATTATAGATATGGGTTGTACCCCTTACTATAAACCGGGTTATGTAAAAACAGAAGCACAGGCTGATTTTCGAAAGGTGTTGGAAGATGGTAGCTTAAGGGCACTTGTAATCTTAGGTGAAAATCCTCTATTACACCCTGAGTATAGTGACCTTGGCGATATTTTAGGCAAGCTTGACTTTTTGGTAGTTACAGATCCGTTTATGAGTGAAGTCGCGGAGCTATCTGAAGTATATATACCTGTATCACTTTTTGCTGAAAAAGATGGTACATTTACTAACTTTGAGGGAAGGGTTCAGAGCTTAAACAAGGCTGTAGACAATGGAGTAATATCTGATCTTGAGTTTTTGGCATTACTATCTGCAAGGTTAGGCGTAAACCTTCCTAAAGGTATTGATGAGGTTCAAGATTTAATCAGAAAAGAGGTGCCGCTATACAATGATGTTGATTTTAATGGTGGAACAGTCAAATATCCGTTTGTGTTAGACGGAGCATTTGCTCTTAAAAAGGTTTCGCCAAAAGGTAAAGGAAAATTTAAAGTTTTTCCTGGTTCATTAAGACTTCATTCAGGTTCATTTACAAGAAGGTCTAAAGATCTGAGCAAAGTATATGCGGAGCCGGCAGTCGAGATAAGCATCTCAGATGCCTCTAAGCTCAACGTGACCGATGGGGATTATATAATTTTGAAGTTTGAAGATACAACTAGAAAGTTTAGAGTTGCTGTAGTTAAAGGTATGCCGGATGGTGTTGTTTCTTTGCCTAATGATTTCAAAGAGACAGCTGATCTCTTCCACAAAGGGAAGTATTTAAAGGTAGATTTAGTTAAACATAATGGATAA
- the nuoF gene encoding NADH-quinone oxidoreductase subunit NuoF: MGEYVVENLEVHVCMGTAGVASGGTEVMEAFRKAFEDAGLPAEVKERNCKVKATGCRGLCARDVLVDIYIPGKEPVTYEHVTAEMVPTIVQEHVVGGEVVAKWAAKKDYYEFYEHQKRYVLKDCGKVDPDSIDDYIAHGGYEAIKKVLKEMTPEQVIEEVKKSGLRGRGGGGFPTGLKWTFCRNSPGDLKYLICNADEGDPGAFMDRSIIEGNPHDVIEGMLIAAYAIGCKEGYIYCRAEYPLAIQRVKRALKVAEERGFLGKNILGTDFEFHLHLKEGAGAFVCGEETALMASIEGERGMPRSRPPFPAVKGLWGKPSNVNNVETFANLPMIILNGADWYASIGTEKSKGTKIFALSGKVKSTGLIEVPMGITVRQLIFEVGGGIPKKRKFKAVQLGGPSGGCLPESLLDTPIDYDSLIAAGAMMGSGGVVVMDETNCMVNVAHFFLTFTQRESCGKCIPCRIGTKTMLDILARITKGQGREGDIELLESLAQDIKVSSLCGLGQTAPNPVLTTIRYFRHEYEAHIKEKRCPGRECTELVKFEVQEDACKKCGICFKVCPVNAITWEKGKVAYIDKSKCVKCRECIVNCPFNAID; encoded by the coding sequence ATGGGTGAATATGTAGTAGAAAATTTGGAAGTTCATGTTTGTATGGGTACAGCCGGAGTTGCTTCCGGAGGTACTGAAGTAATGGAAGCTTTCAGAAAAGCGTTTGAAGATGCGGGGCTTCCAGCCGAAGTAAAGGAAAGAAATTGTAAAGTCAAGGCTACAGGTTGTAGAGGTCTTTGTGCTAGAGACGTTCTTGTAGATATTTATATTCCTGGCAAAGAGCCTGTAACATATGAGCATGTTACGGCGGAAATGGTACCGACCATTGTGCAAGAGCATGTCGTCGGTGGAGAGGTTGTAGCTAAATGGGCTGCAAAAAAGGATTATTATGAATTCTATGAGCATCAAAAAAGGTATGTTTTGAAAGACTGTGGCAAAGTTGATCCCGATAGTATAGATGACTATATTGCGCATGGTGGTTATGAAGCTATTAAAAAAGTATTAAAAGAGATGACCCCTGAGCAGGTGATTGAAGAGGTTAAAAAGTCAGGACTTAGAGGTAGAGGGGGCGGCGGTTTCCCTACAGGACTTAAGTGGACTTTTTGTAGAAATTCTCCCGGGGATTTAAAATATCTCATCTGTAATGCAGATGAAGGTGACCCAGGTGCATTTATGGATAGAAGTATTATAGAGGGTAATCCTCATGATGTAATTGAGGGGATGCTTATTGCAGCTTATGCTATTGGCTGTAAAGAGGGTTATATATATTGTAGAGCGGAGTATCCACTTGCAATTCAAAGAGTAAAAAGAGCCTTGAAAGTAGCTGAAGAAAGAGGCTTCTTAGGCAAAAATATATTAGGTACGGACTTTGAGTTTCATCTTCACTTGAAAGAAGGTGCCGGAGCGTTTGTTTGTGGAGAAGAAACTGCTCTTATGGCTTCTATTGAAGGGGAAAGAGGGATGCCTCGTTCAAGGCCACCATTCCCAGCTGTAAAAGGGTTATGGGGTAAGCCTTCAAATGTAAACAATGTTGAAACTTTTGCCAATTTGCCGATGATTATCTTGAATGGTGCAGATTGGTATGCTTCAATTGGTACCGAAAAATCTAAAGGTACAAAAATCTTTGCCCTTAGCGGTAAAGTTAAAAGTACAGGCCTTATAGAAGTCCCAATGGGTATTACTGTTCGCCAGCTTATCTTTGAAGTCGGTGGAGGTATCCCAAAAAAGAGAAAGTTTAAGGCTGTTCAGCTTGGTGGTCCTTCAGGTGGTTGTTTGCCTGAGAGCTTGCTAGACACACCAATTGACTACGACTCTCTTATTGCTGCCGGTGCAATGATGGGTTCCGGTGGTGTTGTTGTAATGGATGAAACAAACTGCATGGTTAATGTGGCACACTTCTTTTTAACATTTACTCAGCGTGAGTCATGCGGTAAATGTATTCCGTGTAGAATAGGGACAAAAACAATGCTTGATATACTTGCAAGGATTACAAAAGGTCAGGGTAGAGAAGGTGATATAGAGCTTCTGGAAAGTTTGGCTCAAGATATTAAAGTCTCTTCGTTATGTGGTTTGGGACAGACTGCACCTAACCCTGTTCTTACGACAATCAGATATTTCAGGCATGAATATGAGGCTCATATTAAAGAAAAAAGGTGCCCGGGTAGAGAATGTACCGAATTAGTAAAGTTTGAGGTACAAGAAGACGCATGTAAAAAATGTGGTATCTGTTTTAAGGTGTGTCCGGTAAATGCAATTACCTGGGAAAAAGGAAAAGTGGCATACATTGACAAGAGCAAGTGTGTTAAATGTCGTGAATGTATTGTAAACTGTCCTTTTAACGCAATAGATTAA
- the nuoE gene encoding NADH-quinone oxidoreductase subunit NuoE — MSDKTLETQENQEEVLQEIDLIGVDEICAKYAGKKGAVIPVLQQVQEHYGYLSKEMIERIGENINVSPHQLYGVLTFYAQFYTTPRGKYVIRVCRGTACHVKGSGRISEVVKEEFGIGNGETSDDLKFTLEEVSCIGACGMAPVIMINDKTYGNLTPENARAIFREYANKEE; from the coding sequence ATGTCTGATAAAACTTTAGAAACTCAAGAAAACCAAGAAGAAGTTTTACAAGAGATAGACTTAATCGGCGTTGATGAAATTTGTGCTAAGTATGCCGGCAAGAAAGGTGCGGTTATTCCGGTTTTACAACAGGTCCAGGAGCATTATGGGTATCTTTCAAAAGAGATGATAGAGAGAATAGGTGAAAATATCAATGTTTCTCCCCACCAACTTTATGGGGTTCTAACCTTCTATGCCCAGTTTTATACAACACCTAGAGGTAAGTATGTAATTAGGGTATGTCGTGGTACTGCTTGCCACGTAAAAGGTTCAGGAAGGATATCTGAAGTGGTTAAGGAAGAGTTTGGAATAGGTAACGGAGAGACTTCTGACGATCTTAAATTTACCTTGGAAGAGGTTTCCTGTATCGGTGCTTGCGGTATGGCTCCCGTTATTATGATAAATGACAAAACCTATGGCAACTTGACCCCTGAAAACGCAAGAGCGATTTTCAGAGAATATGCTAATAAAGAAGAGTAG
- the nuoD gene encoding NADH dehydrogenase (quinone) subunit D, which yields MENISVKDNLSEIITVNMGPQHPSTHGVLRLVVDLDGETIVDVRPDIGFLHRGVEKLAENRTYHQFIPLTDRLDYLSPLSNNLGYCLAVEKFFGVKIPERAEYLRVIFAELSRAASHLVWIATHALDIGAMTVFLYAFRERELILDMFEIATGQRMTSSWIRIGGIREDVPPLFMEKLAEFVSIFDERIDTYERLLTKNRIWLMRTKGIGYLSKEDALSYGVSGPIMRGSGVDFDLRRDESYGIYDRFEFDVPVRQEGDIYARYQVRIEEMRQSNRILKQALEQIPEGPVMTDDPRVSMPSHQEVYERMEALIRRFYLISKGFKTPKGETYACVEAPKGELGYYIVSNGEEKPYRLKIRAPSFVNLGAVNKMAKGAMVADLVGIIGSVDIVLGEIDR from the coding sequence ATGGAAAATATAAGCGTAAAGGATAATTTGAGTGAAATAATAACGGTCAATATGGGGCCTCAGCACCCAAGTACACATGGTGTTTTGAGGCTTGTAGTTGATCTTGACGGCGAGACTATCGTGGATGTGAGACCTGACATAGGCTTCCTTCACAGAGGTGTAGAAAAATTAGCTGAAAATAGAACTTACCATCAATTTATACCTTTAACTGACAGACTTGACTACCTTTCTCCTTTGTCAAACAATTTAGGTTATTGTTTGGCTGTCGAGAAGTTTTTTGGTGTAAAAATACCTGAAAGGGCTGAGTATTTGAGAGTTATTTTTGCGGAGCTTTCAAGGGCTGCAAGTCACCTTGTATGGATTGCTACGCATGCTCTTGATATAGGTGCCATGACTGTATTTTTGTATGCTTTCAGGGAAAGGGAGCTCATTCTTGATATGTTTGAAATAGCAACAGGCCAAAGGATGACGAGCTCATGGATTAGAATTGGAGGTATTAGAGAGGATGTGCCACCTCTTTTTATGGAAAAGTTGGCTGAATTTGTATCTATATTTGATGAAAGAATAGATACTTATGAAAGGCTTTTGACTAAAAATAGAATTTGGCTTATGAGGACTAAGGGGATTGGTTACCTTTCTAAAGAGGATGCATTAAGTTATGGTGTTAGCGGTCCTATAATGAGAGGTTCTGGTGTTGACTTTGACCTCAGACGTGATGAGTCATATGGTATATATGATAGGTTTGAGTTTGATGTTCCCGTTAGGCAGGAAGGGGACATATATGCGAGATATCAGGTAAGGATTGAGGAGATGAGGCAGTCCAACAGGATTTTAAAGCAAGCTTTAGAGCAGATTCCCGAAGGACCTGTGATGACCGATGACCCGAGAGTGTCAATGCCTTCTCATCAGGAAGTATATGAAAGGATGGAAGCGCTTATTAGAAGATTTTACCTTATATCAAAAGGCTTTAAGACTCCAAAGGGTGAAACCTATGCTTGTGTGGAAGCACCTAAAGGTGAGCTTGGTTATTATATAGTAAGTAATGGTGAAGAGAAACCATATAGATTAAAGATTAGGGCGCCCTCTTTTGTTAACCTTGGTGCAGTAAATAAAATGGCTAAGGGTGCTATGGTAGCTGACCTGGTCGGTATAATCGGTAGCGTAGATATCGTTCTTGGTGAAATAGATAGGTAG
- a CDS encoding NADH-quinone oxidoreductase subunit C translates to MGFESLLKELSAKYEGKINGYSQYGCNFINVPAEIGKDVLRSLSSEFGFKYLADIVAIHWPKKKEKFELSYNLLNVDARLRVFVKIALVEPEYETVTDIWKSADFLEREQYDLVGVTFKGHPDLRRILMPDFFEGHPLRKDYGLKDRKWFNSADEQNLGIKFTK, encoded by the coding sequence ATGGGATTTGAGAGTTTGTTGAAAGAATTGTCTGCAAAGTATGAAGGCAAGATAAATGGCTACAGCCAGTATGGTTGTAACTTTATAAATGTGCCGGCTGAAATAGGCAAGGATGTTTTGAGAAGTCTGAGCAGTGAGTTTGGGTTTAAGTATCTTGCAGATATCGTTGCTATTCATTGGCCGAAGAAAAAGGAAAAGTTTGAGCTTTCATATAATTTGCTTAATGTAGATGCAAGATTGAGAGTTTTCGTAAAGATTGCATTGGTTGAACCTGAGTACGAAACAGTGACAGATATTTGGAAATCGGCAGATTTCCTTGAAAGGGAGCAGTATGACTTGGTAGGTGTTACTTTTAAAGGTCATCCTGATTTAAGAAGAATCCTTATGCCTGATTTCTTTGAGGGACATCCGCTGAGGAAAGATTATGGTTTGAAGGATAGAAAGTGGTTTAATTCGGCGGATGAACAAAACCTTGGTATTAAATTTACAAAATAA
- a CDS encoding NuoB/complex I 20 kDa subunit family protein, translating to MGLMEHKFSDNIITATVDGVINWARRSSLWPVTFGLACCAIEMMAVGASKYDLDRLGVIFRATPRQADLMIVAGTVTRKMAPVVRKVYDQMPEPKWVIAMGSCATSGGIFDTYATVQGVDEIVPVDFYIPGCPPRPEALLDAIVALQEKIKGNKVLRK from the coding sequence ATGGGCTTAATGGAGCATAAGTTTTCAGATAACATTATTACTGCTACTGTTGATGGTGTTATAAACTGGGCTAGAAGGTCTTCCCTTTGGCCGGTTACATTTGGTCTTGCTTGTTGTGCTATCGAGATGATGGCTGTTGGTGCTTCTAAATATGACCTTGACAGACTTGGCGTAATATTTAGGGCTACCCCAAGACAGGCTGACCTTATGATTGTTGCCGGTACCGTGACCAGAAAAATGGCACCGGTTGTAAGAAAAGTGTATGATCAGATGCCTGAGCCAAAGTGGGTTATAGCGATGGGAAGCTGTGCTACCAGTGGCGGTATATTTGATACCTACGCAACAGTCCAAGGGGTAGATGAGATCGTTCCTGTTGACTTTTATATCCCAGGTTGTCCTCCAAGGCCAGAGGCGCTACTTGATGCGATTGTTGCATTGCAGGAGAAAATTAAAGGCAACAAGGTCTTGAGAAAGTGA
- a CDS encoding NADH-quinone oxidoreductase subunit A, with amino-acid sequence MSGYLPIALMLVISALIGIISVSVGFLIRPRKPEKVKYSVYECGMPEFSDARKRYNVRFYVIAMLFVIFDVETVFLFPWAVAFDMLGIFGLIEMILFIVILVFGYFYAWKKGALEWA; translated from the coding sequence ATGAGCGGATATCTTCCAATAGCGTTAATGTTAGTAATTTCTGCACTGATAGGTATTATCAGTGTGAGTGTAGGTTTTTTGATAAGACCTAGGAAACCTGAAAAGGTTAAGTACAGTGTTTATGAATGTGGTATGCCGGAATTTAGTGACGCAAGAAAGCGTTACAACGTAAGGTTCTATGTAATTGCTATGCTTTTTGTTATTTTTGACGTGGAGACAGTTTTTCTTTTCCCTTGGGCGGTAGCATTTGATATGTTAGGGATATTTGGTCTGATTGAAATGATTTTGTTTATCGTAATTTTAGTATTTGGTTACTTCTATGCTTGGAAGAAAGGAGCGTTAGAATGGGCTTAA
- a CDS encoding RluA family pseudouridine synthase: MYKIVEEYTFIVETDCKRVDIFLSEQLSKTRSFCQKLIDLGLIKINGKIVEKSSVKVITGDSINVLIPEEEKPNLEPKEIDFEIIYEHDEYIIINKPANVVVHPAPGNFDNTLVNGLLHKFSFEVDEGDFRPGIVHRLDKDTSGLMIITKNYIAKEKFADLFKNRDIEKKYKCVSWGKPKENTYKIENNIGRHKINRKKMCVREDGKHAKTDVFILDRFNNEFLADVKIYTGRTHQIRVHMSYLGFPIIGDELYGNKISLNYPIKRQALHSYYLRFNCPFDNKLREFEIEVPEDMAKLIKYLKQNM; encoded by the coding sequence ATGTATAAAATTGTTGAAGAATATACTTTTATAGTAGAGACCGACTGTAAAAGGGTTGATATCTTTTTGAGTGAACAGCTTTCTAAAACAAGAAGTTTTTGTCAAAAACTTATAGACTTGGGACTAATAAAAATAAATGGCAAAATTGTAGAAAAATCTTCAGTTAAAGTAATTACTGGTGACTCTATAAATGTTTTGATACCTGAAGAGGAAAAACCCAATCTTGAGCCTAAAGAAATTGACTTTGAGATAATTTATGAGCATGATGAATATATTATTATAAATAAACCCGCAAATGTGGTTGTTCACCCTGCGCCGGGTAACTTTGATAATACTCTTGTAAACGGACTTTTACATAAATTTTCGTTTGAAGTAGATGAGGGGGATTTCAGGCCAGGGATAGTGCACAGGTTGGATAAAGATACTTCAGGACTTATGATTATCACTAAAAATTATATTGCTAAGGAGAAATTTGCAGATTTGTTTAAAAATCGCGATATAGAAAAAAAATACAAGTGTGTTTCATGGGGAAAACCAAAAGAAAATACTTATAAAATTGAAAACAATATAGGCCGTCATAAGATTAATAGGAAAAAGATGTGTGTCCGTGAAGATGGTAAGCATGCTAAAACAGATGTTTTTATTTTGGACAGGTTTAATAATGAGTTTTTAGCAGATGTGAAAATTTATACAGGAAGGACACATCAGATTAGAGTTCATATGTCATATCTAGGTTTTCCAATTATCGGAGATGAGCTTTACGGGAATAAAATTTCTTTGAATTATCCCATAAAAAGGCAGGCGCTCCATTCATACTATCTTAGATTTAATTGCCCTTTTGATAATAAATTAAGGGAATTTGAAATAGAAGTTCCTGAAGATATGGCTAAACTTATCAAATATCTCAAACAAAATATGTAG
- a CDS encoding RsmB/NOP family class I SAM-dependent RNA methyltransferase, with the protein MREWLTVDNNRRRLYSLLIDFYCGKLSEDYFEDVTYRKIYRKIYFQTFRHLLFIEKAISKYLKKDTPVELYAALILGAVQILFMDDIPHYAAVNETLNLLKPKQRGFVNAVLRKVISDKEVILKDYNVLEDFPEWIINRVRKTFGEESVETVLQAYNTPPQNFYLDLNVFKFLPYDEFSKVPSDALAIDKASAYIPLLSKGCNAHKILDACAAPGGKTVILSKLHGNSHINAFEKDKKRAEKLNKNIQKYGCQNVKVFNEDVLGFEHTDKYDLILLDAPCSSLGTIRRHPEVKFFRNPKLLQKNASNQYKFLTKLSNLLNDKGIIIYSVCSLEQEEGVDIVKSFLKENSDFELVKIDEPEAFLKDGFFYSLIHKTGCDGFFGAVLRKV; encoded by the coding sequence TTGAGAGAATGGCTTACGGTGGATAATAACAGAAGGAGGCTTTATAGCCTCCTTATTGATTTTTACTGCGGCAAACTTTCAGAAGATTATTTTGAAGATGTTACTTACCGCAAAATATACAGAAAGATTTACTTTCAAACCTTCAGGCACCTATTATTTATAGAAAAGGCAATCTCAAAGTATTTAAAGAAAGATACCCCTGTAGAGTTATATGCAGCTTTAATATTAGGTGCAGTACAAATTCTTTTTATGGATGATATCCCCCATTATGCTGCGGTGAATGAAACGCTTAACTTACTTAAACCTAAGCAAAGGGGGTTTGTTAATGCTGTTTTAAGGAAAGTAATTTCTGATAAAGAAGTTATTTTAAAAGATTACAATGTGTTAGAAGATTTCCCCGAGTGGATTATTAATAGAGTTAGAAAAACTTTTGGAGAGGAATCGGTAGAAACAGTATTGCAAGCTTATAATACACCGCCCCAAAATTTTTACTTAGACTTAAATGTGTTTAAATTTTTGCCTTATGATGAATTTTCAAAAGTACCAAGCGATGCTTTGGCGATAGATAAAGCATCAGCTTATATTCCACTTTTGAGCAAAGGGTGCAATGCACATAAAATACTTGATGCATGTGCAGCGCCTGGGGGAAAGACTGTTATTTTAAGTAAACTTCACGGTAACTCGCATATAAATGCATTTGAAAAAGATAAAAAAAGAGCTGAAAAACTTAATAAAAACATTCAAAAGTATGGTTGTCAAAATGTTAAAGTTTTCAATGAAGATGTGCTCGGTTTTGAACATACAGATAAGTATGATCTAATTTTACTTGACGCTCCTTGTTCATCGTTGGGTACAATAAGACGCCACCCTGAGGTCAAATTTTTTAGAAATCCAAAATTGCTACAAAAGAATGCATCAAACCAATATAAATTTCTAACAAAATTATCCAACCTTCTAAATGATAAGGGGATTATTATTTACAGTGTTTGTTCCCTTGAACAGGAAGAGGGTGTTGATATCGTAAAGAGCTTTCTTAAAGAAAATAGTGACTTTGAGTTAGTTAAAATTGATGAGCCAGAAGCGTTTCTAAAAGACGGATTTTTTTATTCGCTAATTCATAAAACAGGTTGCGATGGTTTTTTCGGTGCTGTTTTAAGAAAGGTGTGA
- the htpX gene encoding zinc metalloprotease HtpX — protein sequence MGNTLKTVFFMTLLTILFILLGGMLGGRTGMMFAFIFALGMNFFSYWFSDKLVLSMYRAKEVTEAEAPELYSIVRNLAQKGGLPMPKVYIMQNPAPNAFATGRNPKHAAVAVTTGILQLLNREELEGVIGHELAHVHGRDILIGTIAATFAGAIMMLADWARWAMIFGGNRDEEDNPLGAVGAIIAMIIAPIAALLVQMAISRSREYLADQRGAALCGNPLALASALKKISYGVESMPMDAKPATAHMFIMNPLSGRSLMNLFSTHPPVEERIKRLERMAYGG from the coding sequence ATGGGAAACACTCTTAAAACAGTATTTTTTATGACGCTATTGACAATACTGTTTATACTTTTAGGGGGCATGCTTGGCGGGCGAACAGGGATGATGTTTGCCTTTATATTTGCCTTAGGAATGAATTTCTTTTCATATTGGTTTAGTGACAAACTTGTTTTGTCGATGTACAGAGCTAAAGAAGTTACTGAGGCGGAAGCTCCTGAACTATATTCAATTGTTAGAAATTTGGCTCAAAAGGGCGGACTTCCAATGCCAAAAGTGTATATTATGCAAAATCCTGCTCCTAACGCTTTTGCAACCGGTAGAAATCCAAAGCATGCAGCAGTAGCTGTAACTACCGGTATATTGCAGTTGCTAAACAGAGAAGAGCTTGAGGGTGTTATCGGTCATGAGCTTGCTCATGTCCACGGCAGAGACATATTGATTGGGACAATCGCTGCTACATTTGCTGGAGCTATTATGATGCTTGCAGATTGGGCTAGATGGGCGATGATATTTGGCGGAAACAGGGATGAAGAAGATAACCCTTTAGGCGCTGTAGGAGCTATAATTGCCATGATTATCGCACCGATTGCTGCATTATTGGTACAAATGGCAATTTCTAGGTCAAGAGAATATCTTGCGGACCAAAGAGGTGCTGCGTTGTGCGGAAATCCTCTTGCTCTTGCAAGTGCTTTGAAAAAAATATCTTACGGTGTAGAGTCAATGCCGATGGATGCAAAACCTGCAACTGCACATATGTTTATAATGAACCCCTTATCAGGCAGAAGCTTGATGAATCTTTTTTCTACTCACCCTCCTGTAGAGGAGAGAATTAAAAGACTTGAGAGAATGGCTTACGGTGGATAA